CTGCATTATAGGTTAGTATAACATTCTTGTTTCTATGGATTGACCAACcagaatcaaggattcaagtTTGCTTAAAGATAACAACTACTTTGATTCAAGCAATCTTTCAGATATCTATTTCTCCTTGATCTACCCATTGTACATGTTTCTTTTACTATATATATTGTCATAAAAATCTGAAactgttgtctttgtttttccATAGCAACCTCTTATCTTCCTTGATCAAAGTTCATTATTTCCCGCCTCATGACATAAATCTTATTTATCATTATGTAATCATGGTTATCTGCATTAAAGTTTCTTATTTCTGCCTCATCTCACTTATCTTAATGTTATTGTATCTATGTGATTATGTTCATCTCACTGATCACAGTGTATCATGACTTTGATAGCTCCTCCTGCTCCTGTTCTAGACGTCTCAAAGGCGTCCAGCGTCTTCTCCAGAGGGAAGTGATGAGTAATGAGTGGTTTGGCATCCACCTTACCAGACGCAATCATCTCAAGGGCCAGAGGGTAGCTGCAacacaaataacaaaacattgtcAATTATGAATCAACCAAAAACACTACGGTAtagatgcaaaaaatagttaatggcctgacttttcgaccctagcagagtctttctcaaaggccaaatggcaacacaacaaacatgttaaATTTAGTAACCAGAAATTTCAGGGTTGTAACGTCAGGccttcaacaatttttttcattttgcaactaTGAATCAATTTACAATCCATACATTGTGAAATCCGTCTTTTTCAGCACATGGCaaatgttgaaaacaaaatccacaccTTCTTCAACTGTCGTCTATATCTTTATGCTATAAAGGTTTTCCTCTGGGCCATCTGGTTTTCCACCTCGTACACTTTCAATCTCAGGCCGTACTCTGTGGTCGTATGGGTCAATGTGGCTAGCTGCCAGCAGTGCTCTTTCAATCCTGCAGCTCAAACGCGTTGTAGCTGTTTCCTTCGCAGCTCAGCTTTCTCAGCTGCCAGGGAAAGGATGATAAGCCTCCCTAATTATTACTTATAACTTTCATTGTAATTAGAAATTCAGATATCATCATTATTTACTCACCAGTTAGCATATCTGAAAATGCCACGAATATCCACCTCTCTAACTGCTGCGTTTACGATGGGAATGTTAACAGTAGGTGGGCCTAATCCAACAAGCACCAAAACACCACCGGATTTTGTGGCCTATATGAGAGATAAGAGGAAAGCATTTAGTAGAGTGTCATTTTACCACAAGGGAACTGGTGTTATACATGGGTctactttgtgtgtgtataGGTGTATGATTGTTAACCTCCACTCTTGCTTCAAGGCTGATGTGATAAATAAAAGCAGCTATTCTATTTGAGTACATTCGTTTTCCTCCAAGCCTCAGGTTGGTTCTAATGAATTGTCTGAGAGAGAGAGTCCAGATGGAAAAGAGAGGGATAGTGAGAAAAGTAAAGGTGCTCACTTAAATGGGAACAAAGggattcctggtttgattggcagcatactgCGCTACAGCaacatgtaaaccattacatggtgctatataaaaggagtaggtctcaaaTCAAATGTAGTCCCTCATacattgcaggaaaatactgtatgttaaattGCCtcgagcgtcactgagtgatggatatgagccACTAGGCCTATTGATGTTATTAGAGTCTCCACCCCTTGAGTGAGCCAGCAGACTGTGCCACACACAGAGTACACAACACTGCCTTATACTTACATAGATACCGGTCTGTATGCTGGGTTCTGCCCCACTACACTCCACGCTGACGTCCGGCTTACATCCCAACGCTTCTTCAACTCTACGTGCCATCTCCTCAGGATCACGCGTATCCACGCGCAATGCATGATTGGCACCAAGCTTCGACGCCATGTCCAGACGACCTTGGTCCAAATCTTACAATGGaaacagaaatttgttttgggTGAGGGCTTCATATAGTAAAGTTCTGTCTCATTTCATTTCACTTTTTAATTCTGGATGTGAAGCCAAGAACtttcagaaaagcgaacttgaTCATTATACtatagccaagaacccaaaggagagaagacaaggaaggacattttagttttagatgtgggagggaaacccTCCGTGAATTTTTCCAGGGGAAAACCCAGACAGTCcagcaggggccaatttcatagagctgcttaagcaaaaaaatttacacatgttactggccaaaatgtcatgccatatacattgcttatgactagtatttagctgttgtttacttagcataacaattgagtggagtcttggccggtaatctgatttgactaagcaatgaattttttgcttaagcaaaattttgtgcttaagcagctctatgaaattgggcccaggatttGAACTGTGGtcccagaggtgaaaggcaaggcaagataccactTCGCCATTTTTCTTTGCTCCGAAGACACAACATTCATTGAGGAATCTTAATTTTTCACAGCCTCATTGGATTTTTGGAAGGAGAAAAGTTTGACTAAAGATTCATTTGGTGTTTCAGGAGTATTTTGTGCTTACCGGTGATGATAATACGAGTGGCTCCCATTGCCTTAGCACTCAGCAAAGACATCAATCCAATAGGTCCTTGAAAAACAGATCATGAAATGCATTACAGTAACATCCCCGTCATCATTCAAAACAAACTACTACGGTTAATAACATGTATGATGTTAATCTGTTTGAACTAAAAATAGGAGTGTTATGGACTTTAGGTCTCCAGAAGTGACTTACCAGACCCAAGGATAAGAACGTTGTGTCCGAGTCTGACGCCTGCTCTACGACATGCGTGAACACCGACAGAAAGAGGTTCCAAGAGGGCGCCCTCTTCCAGGGATACATGATCAGGTAgtctacaaataaataaaaatttgcgCAACAAGTTTGTAAAGCATTTTAAGAGGAACAGTGGCTTGACTTCAAGAGAAGTCAGAAGTAGAAATAAGTCGAAGACATCATAGATTGACAAGTTAATAACTAGTTTGTCTCAAGAAGAAACATGTTTTCAAGGTCTCAGTAATTAAGAGTGGTTCCCttgaatgttattttttatattaatttgtttgagcatgtcgcctgacacacaaggccccaaggtgtgggctacaattaactatttttccaggggccttTGCCACCTACTCTTGGGGCTGCAATAGTCCTTAcgaatgtaggcatgggtaccatccatCAGAAgcttggctggtagagcagaaagcactacctccccaacttatATGTGACCTACTTACTTCTTTGGTTGAGCCAGTCAACTCTatagttacccccccccccacaagaaCGATGACATTGTTCTATTGCAAATGCTAACTGATAAgagtaaatgcttaaaatagaGGATTTATTTAGAGTGGTTCCCTGCAATGCCAAACCTACTTATAACAGAAGTCAGCAGCATGGCAGTAGAAGCGTCGCAGGGAACCGTCCACTGGAGGAGTAGCACAGAAGACGATGTCCGGACAGAGATTGTAACGTCCTTCCTTACAGAAAGAACACATCCTACAAGGAACACCTGGCTCAATAGCAACACGGTCACCTAAAAAGAGTATAAAATCTTACTTCAAATCTTACTTcttatttctttcattttcataGCCTAATCATCACACACAACCTCTTTTAAAGGTGATCCCTCTTCTTCCACTTACCAGGTTGTATccctgggtgtgatccctgactATACATCAGTTACAGGTAAAATTGCTTCTGAATGGCATCCTCAACAGAGATATTTAcaaaacatagggctagatagctcagttggtagagtgccggcacgtttTATTGGAGGTCGCAGGTTTTAATCCAGGCTCTAGTCAttttatctttgttcaaccctaaatcatttcaaaacctTTACAGCCTCAAACCCTTCTATATATATCCATCTGCCAAAAAGAAGGACTCAGATTTGTCCTTACATAATTTAACATTATCAGTTCACCCCAAAAATAGGTTTGAGTTGGTCAAATAGTAAGAGGGTTAATTAACCAATTCCATCAAATTCCAAACATGCTAGAAGAGCCCCTTCATTCGAGTTCATGCAATTCCCTttgaattgttttccttttatacTGTTCTTACCAACTTTCAGACTAGTCACTCCCTCTCCGAGAGCTGAGACCACACCCGCCGCCTCATGACCAAGAATCATTGGGGCGTTGACGATAAAATCACCGATACGGCCATTGACCAAGTAGTGGACGTCCGAGCCACAGATACCCACTGCATGCATTTTGATTTGGATCTCTGTGAGAAAGACAAAGGCAATCGATAGTTATTGCTTCATGAAAGAAAATTTCAAATTGTTCCTATTTAACTTTACTTTTTGTGGTGTGTAGTTCCATAGAGTCCTAATTAGTTCTGATGTTTGTGGTTTAAATTTTAAGAAATCTTGTTAAATGCTCTTTGATTATGTCTTCCTCTTGtttggtaatttaaaaaagattgaGGTCTAGTAGAAAAAAATGGTGTTCGGTAtctttgttggggtgtttgtttgtttgtttgtttgtttgtttgtttgtttgtttgtttgtttgtttgtttgtttgtttgtttgtttgttggggtgtttgtttgttgggttgtttgttGATAATATAGTTTGGGTGATCTTCACATTAAGGGAAATTGGATATCCCATAGTTGCGATATCCCAtagttacgttatcgcaactagataTCCCACAGCCCAAGGAAATATAAATGCCAAGCTAGCAACAGCTAATCTTTCTCATTCAAACATTTGTTTAGCATCTATGATTATTAACTTTACAaatttataaaagaaaatacGATTCAGTAACTACTAAGTACTAGTGGCCGACAATGCTTCAATTAAAAGAgagaaaatatgttttaatagTAAGAGAAGAGTGTCAAAAATGATGAAACAGACCATTTTTCTCTGGTAGTGGTGTTGCCGTATCCTCCTGtgttgggttaaaaaaaaaaaaacttttattattattaaaaaaaatccacttgAATTTACATTGGCCATTGACTTGCCTAGGTTTTCCTTTACATTttcaattgatttcaaattatCTTATTCTTAATTTTACTTATTCAAGTTCTACTcttgtattaatataataaaagTTGTACTtagtaccatggaggtagaattagccTCCATGGTAGTACTTACCAACACAAGCTCGCCCTTCTTTTTTAACACAGCCGAAAGATTTCCTGTTCCAGCCATACCTCTTGTTAGTTTTTAAATGCAAGCTTTGATTGTAATTCCAAAGCTTTTTAAACGATCTTGCAACTTTTCTGGGCTCAGATGAAAATGATCAGAATCTCTTTTTACACGTTAAGGGTTCCGCCTACCACCTTTTAATGTTTACATCTCATTGGGCTGGTTGCCTTAAAAGTAACGCACGAGTTACTACATTTTTGGGCTTGGGGACTATACCATATTCATAGCCAGCTTATATTGAGCCAGCTGCAaattagacttggttccaagtctgtgattgTGGTTTTTGGTCTTGCTGAAACAGCGCGGCTACAAattatggctacggctgttgctattAAGTGTGTCGCTAAGGATATCCCATACGTCAATGTATGATGAAGCCGAACACTAGCCGTAGCCGCTATACCTTTATCCGCAAGCAAGGAATTCACGatcctcgaagtgtgacgtcggTTGTTTGTGctatctcagacttgaaatcaagtctatacTTTCTGGATCCGGGGAGGAACGATTCTTTATGAGATTGAGAGAGAAGTGAGAATCAAGGCATCTTGCGGCGAACTCAAGAACTCGGAAAGTAGGGGTTTTAAGTTTTCTTGGAAACATTTGTTTGGACACAACTCTACGCTACATACATATAACTTACTTTTTTTTGGCTTaacaaaagttgtttgtgcttagcaaaattgttAGGCCTGGATTGATGTATGTACTATGTAGGCCTATGGATGGATgttttaagcacacaaacttgctaagcacagccaTTGCAGTTGCTTATTTATAGCTAgcacaaccatggaggtaatACCTCCATGGCACAACTAtgaatggaggtagaaatagccatccatgcttagcagaaacaggttaccagcccaaattacattaagtttgcattgttgttttTGGTGCTCGACTCatttttgttgcttagcaaataaattgtttgctgttaaaagttaaaacagttttaagaTAAGTGTGCCCTGTACTGTTACTGTACTCTCATGGTACTCAAAGTGTACCCTAGTGCTGAAACATTACACCATGGAATCTGGATTTATTTCTACCTCTCCATGTAATCTGTGAGCCATTTATGTGACCATCATCATGTCCTCAAAAGGAAAAAGCCTAGGACTTTGAGACTTTCTGCACTGAATACATAGAATAATTAACGCTACAAGTTTACTTAGCAGAATTTATCTTTGATTTGTCTTTGATAATAATATGAATTGATGTTGTAAGAAAAGGTAAACGCTgtgctttttttgtttaaatcactATCAGAGGATGTATATGGTTGTTGTATTTAATTGTATGCtgtaacaattaaaaaacagaaaaaacttCCAGAAAAATCAAAAACGTGGTGAAAAATCAAAAACGTGGTGTAATTAAATAGTCATTTTGACCATTTCAGTGGACCATTTGGACCAGAACGGGTATGGTGTTGCTCTCATACTTTCGAATTTGACCGACTGTTTGAAATCTTGTCTTCAGGGAACGAGACAACAGCTGCAAATGTTTATAAATTCTGGTAatggttatttattttaattttttaattcagGAAGAAACACCCATTCCCCACAGCCAGGGCGAAATGGTAAGTTTTAATGGCAGGACCGCTGGGTATTGGCATTTGTTGAAACATCCATCCCACATACACCCCAGGGCGTAGATTTCCTTTGGCCTTTTAAACTTTCTTTGAAATGTGCAAATTTATAATTTGCTCTGACTTAAACTGTATAATTAGCCCAAATTAGCCCAACCACCTTtctgtcagcaatgactctcgcCCCTGACAATAAAACCCCTTTTCTAACCAGACCCCGGgcaaagtaaataaaaacaaactccatgcaaacattaaaaacaattctgtctTTTCTGATTTCCAGAGGTGCAGATCCGATCCGATGTCCACTTCTTTGTCCATGGCAAGATCGGACGGTTTGTGGTCAATGCCCCCATGATTCTTGGCCATTGAATCTTCAGGTGTTGTTTCTGCACTTGGGGATGGTGTGACCAGCCTCAAAGTGGGTAAGAATGAATGCCACTTAAAATGACCCATTCATCAAATCCAATTGAAACCATTTCAAATATCCCATTGAGGTCCAACCGGCAACCAATTACAACCACTTGAAACCCACGTAAAACCACATTTAAAAGACATTGAATTGGGACCAATTGGACCTATTCAATAGGAGTCTTTGAAaccctaggtggcagcagacctaccaggtaaattttcattgtttacgcATTTCTGAGCATGCTCACATTACAGAGAACAATAGATTTACCTGGTACCAAAT
Above is a genomic segment from Asterias rubens chromosome 10, eAstRub1.3, whole genome shotgun sequence containing:
- the LOC117295326 gene encoding sorbitol dehydrogenase-like → MAGTGNLSAVLKKKGELVLEDTATPLPEKNEIQIKMHAVGICGSDVHYLVNGRIGDFIVNAPMILGHEAAGVVSALGEGVTSLKVGDRVAIEPGVPCRMCSFCKEGRYNLCPDIVFCATPPVDGSLRRFYCHAADFCYKLPDHVSLEEGALLEPLSVGVHACRRAGVRLGHNVLILGSGPIGLMSLLSAKAMGATRIIITDLDQGRLDMASKLGANHALRVDTRDPEEMARRVEEALGCKPDVSVECSGAEPSIQTGIYATKSGGVLVLVGLGPPTVNIPIVNAAVREVDIRGIFRYANCYPLALEMIASGKVDAKPLITHHFPLEKTLDAFETSRTGAGGAIKVMIHCDQ